From one Citrobacter sp. Marseille-Q6884 genomic stretch:
- the eutJ gene encoding ethanolamine utilization protein EutJ encodes MAHDEQRWLTPRLQKAATLCNQTPAASESPLWLGVDLGTCDVVSMVVDSDGQPVAVCLDWADVVRDGIVWDFFGAVTIVRRHLDTLEQQLGCRFTHAATSFPPGTDPRISINVLESAGLDVSHVLDEPTAVADLLKLDNAGVVDIGGGTTGIAIVKQGVVTYSADEATGGHHISLTLAGNRRIQLEEAEQYKRSNGKEIWPVVKPVYEKMAEIVAHHIAGQGITDLWLAGGSCMQPGVEELFRKRFPELQVHLPQHSLFMTPLAIANSGKEKAEGIYAS; translated from the coding sequence ATGGCGCATGACGAACAACGTTGGCTCACACCCAGACTGCAAAAAGCGGCAACGCTGTGTAACCAGACGCCTGCCGCGAGTGAATCACCGCTGTGGTTGGGCGTTGATTTGGGAACCTGTGACGTGGTGTCGATGGTTGTCGACAGCGACGGGCAGCCGGTAGCGGTTTGCCTGGACTGGGCCGACGTCGTGCGTGACGGCATCGTCTGGGACTTTTTCGGTGCCGTGACCATTGTGCGTCGCCATCTCGATACGCTTGAGCAACAACTGGGTTGTCGTTTTACCCACGCGGCAACCTCGTTTCCACCCGGCACCGATCCGCGCATCTCGATTAACGTGCTGGAGTCTGCCGGACTGGACGTGAGCCACGTACTGGATGAGCCGACGGCGGTGGCGGATCTGCTGAAACTGGATAACGCCGGCGTCGTGGATATCGGTGGCGGGACAACCGGTATCGCCATTGTGAAACAGGGTGTGGTGACTTACTCCGCCGATGAAGCCACGGGCGGGCACCATATTTCCCTGACGCTGGCCGGTAATCGCCGAATTCAACTGGAAGAGGCCGAGCAGTACAAGCGCAGCAACGGCAAGGAAATCTGGCCAGTGGTGAAACCGGTTTACGAAAAGATGGCGGAAATCGTTGCCCATCATATCGCAGGGCAAGGGATAACAGATTTATGGCTGGCGGGCGGGTCCTGTATGCAGCCGGGCGTCGAGGAGCTGTTCCGTAAGCGTTTCCCGGAGCTGCAGGTGCATTTACCGCAGCACAGTCTGTTTATGACTCCGCTGGCCATTGCGAACAGCGGAAAAGAAAAAGCGGAAGGAATCTATGCAAGCTGA
- the eutG gene encoding ethanolamine utilization ethanol dehydrogenase EutG, with amino-acid sequence MQAELQSALFQAFDTLNLQRIKTFSVPPVTLCGLGSLSACGQEAQTRGLTHMFVMVDSFLHQAGMTAGLERSLAMKGVAMTVWPCPMGEPCITDVCAAVAQLRESKCDGVVAFGGGSVLDAAKAVALLVTNPTQTLADMTEQSVLRPRLPLIAVPTTAGTGSETTNVTVIIDAATGLKKVLAHPTLMPDVAILDAALTEGVPAHVTAMTGIDALTHAVEAYSALNATPFTDSLAIGAIAMIGKALPKVVGYGQDLAARESMLLASCMAGMAFSSAGLGLCHAMAHQPGAALHIPHGQANAMLLPTVMGFNRMVCRERFSQIGRALTNKKSDDRDAINAVIELITEVGQTKRLADVGAKPEYYSVWAQAALEDICIRSNPRTATQADIIALYAAAQ; translated from the coding sequence ATGCAAGCTGAATTGCAGAGCGCGCTCTTTCAGGCATTCGATACCCTGAATCTGCAACGTATTAAAACGTTTAGCGTTCCACCGGTCACGCTGTGTGGACTGGGTTCGCTTAGCGCCTGTGGGCAGGAAGCGCAGACGCGCGGACTGACACATATGTTCGTGATGGTGGATAGCTTCCTGCATCAGGCCGGAATGACTGCCGGGCTTGAACGCAGCCTCGCGATGAAAGGTGTGGCGATGACCGTCTGGCCATGTCCGATGGGCGAGCCTTGCATCACGGACGTTTGCGCGGCGGTGGCGCAGTTGCGTGAGTCGAAATGTGATGGCGTGGTGGCCTTTGGTGGTGGTTCTGTACTGGATGCCGCGAAAGCGGTGGCATTGCTGGTGACGAATCCCACTCAGACGCTGGCCGACATGACGGAACAGAGCGTATTGCGCCCGCGACTGCCGCTGATTGCCGTCCCGACTACCGCCGGGACAGGGTCAGAAACCACTAACGTCACGGTGATTATCGACGCCGCGACCGGACTGAAAAAGGTGCTGGCTCACCCGACGCTGATGCCGGATGTGGCCATTCTCGATGCCGCGCTGACCGAAGGTGTGCCCGCGCATGTGACGGCAATGACCGGCATTGATGCGCTGACGCATGCGGTTGAGGCTTACAGCGCGCTGAATGCGACACCGTTTACCGACAGCCTGGCGATTGGTGCGATTGCGATGATCGGCAAAGCGTTACCGAAAGTGGTGGGATACGGCCAGGATCTGGCGGCGCGCGAAAGCATGCTGCTCGCCTCCTGCATGGCAGGTATGGCGTTTTCCAGCGCGGGTCTGGGGTTGTGTCATGCGATGGCGCACCAGCCGGGTGCGGCGTTGCATATTCCGCACGGTCAGGCGAACGCCATGCTGCTGCCGACGGTGATGGGCTTTAACCGCATGGTCTGTCGTGAGCGCTTCAGCCAGATCGGACGGGCATTAACCAACAAGAAATCAGACGATCGTGACGCCATCAACGCCGTCATTGAGCTGATTACCGAAGTCGGTCAGACCAAACGGCTCGCTGACGTTGGTGCGAAGCCCGAGTATTACAGCGTATGGGCGCAAGCCGCGCTGGAGGATATTTGTATTCGCAGTAACCCACGCACTGCCACGCAGGCTGACATTATTGCGTTGTATGCGGCGGCACAATAA
- the eutH gene encoding ethanolamine utilization protein EutH, protein MGINEIIMYIMMFFMLIAAVDRILSQFGGSARFLGKFGKSIEGSGGQFEEGFMAMGALGLAMVGMTALAPVLAKVLGPVIIPLYEMLGANPSMFAGTLLACDMGGFFLAKELAGGDVAAWLYSGLILGAMMGPTLVFSIPVALGIIEPSDRRYLALGVLAGIVTIPIGCIAGGLVAMYSGVEINGQPVEFTFALILMNMIPVLIVAVLVALGLKFIPEKMINGFQIFAKFLVALITIGLAAAVIKFLLGWELIPGLDPIFMAAGDKPGEVMRAIEVIGSISCVLLGAYPMVLLLTRWFEKPLMSVGNLLKINNIAAAGMVATLANNIPMFGMMKNMDTRGKVINCAFAVSAAFALGDHLGFAAANMNAMIFPMIVGKLIGGVTAIGVAMLLVPKDENVPVEAETNAEAQS, encoded by the coding sequence ATGGGAATTAACGAAATCATCATGTACATCATGATGTTCTTTATGCTGATTGCCGCCGTGGACAGGATCCTGTCGCAGTTCGGCGGTTCGGCGCGTTTCCTCGGTAAGTTCGGTAAGAGCATTGAGGGATCCGGCGGTCAGTTTGAAGAAGGTTTTATGGCAATGGGCGCGCTGGGTCTGGCGATGGTCGGTATGACCGCGCTGGCGCCGGTATTAGCAAAAGTGCTCGGGCCGGTGATTATTCCGCTGTATGAAATGCTGGGCGCGAACCCGTCGATGTTTGCCGGGACGCTGCTGGCATGTGACATGGGCGGCTTCTTCCTGGCGAAAGAACTGGCGGGCGGCGACGTGGCAGCATGGCTGTACTCCGGTCTGATCCTGGGGGCAATGATGGGGCCGACGCTGGTTTTCTCCATTCCGGTTGCGCTGGGGATCATTGAACCGTCAGACCGTCGTTATCTGGCGCTGGGCGTACTGGCCGGTATTGTCACCATCCCCATCGGCTGTATCGCAGGGGGGCTGGTGGCGATGTACTCCGGCGTTGAAATCAACGGGCAGCCAGTGGAGTTCACCTTCGCGCTGATCCTGATGAACATGATTCCGGTGCTGATCGTTGCCGTGCTGGTCGCGCTGGGGCTGAAATTCATCCCGGAAAAAATGATCAATGGTTTCCAGATCTTCGCGAAATTCCTCGTGGCGTTGATCACCATCGGTCTGGCGGCGGCCGTCATTAAATTCCTGCTCGGCTGGGAACTGATCCCGGGTCTCGATCCTATCTTCATGGCTGCGGGCGACAAACCGGGTGAAGTGATGCGCGCTATCGAAGTGATCGGCTCCATCTCCTGCGTCCTGCTCGGTGCGTATCCGATGGTATTGCTGCTGACCCGTTGGTTCGAAAAACCGCTGATGAGTGTCGGTAATTTGCTGAAAATTAACAACATAGCGGCTGCTGGTATGGTCGCCACGCTGGCGAACAACATCCCGATGTTCGGCATGATGAAAAATATGGATACCCGCGGCAAAGTGATCAATTGCGCTTTCGCCGTCTCAGCCGCCTTTGCTTTGGGTGACCACTTAGGTTTCGCCGCCGCGAATATGAACGCCATGATCTTCCCGATGATTGTCGGCAAGCTGATCGGCGGCGTAACCGCGATTGGTGTCGCTATGCTGTTAGTACCGAAAGACGAAAACGTTCCTGTTGAAGCGGAAACGAACGCGGAGGCGCAATCGTGA
- the eutA gene encoding ethanolamine ammonia-lyase reactivating factor EutA: MNTRQLLSVGIDIGTTTTQVIFSRLELVNRAAVSQVPRYEFIKREISWQSPVFFTPVDKQGGLKEAELKALILAQYQAAGIAPESVDSGAIIITGESAKTRNARPAVMTLSQSLGDFVVASAGPHLESVIAGHGAGAQTLSEQRLCRVLNIDIGGGTSNYVLFDAGKVSGSACLNVGGRLLETDGQGRVVHAHPPGQMIVDDVFGAGTDVRSLNAAQLIQVARRMATLIVEIIDGTPSALAQTLMQTGLLPAGIKPEVITLSGGVGECYRNQPADPFCFSDIGPLLATALHEHPRLREMNVQFPAQTVRATVIGAGAHTLSLSGSTIWLEGVALPLRNLPVAIPVDETDLVAAWQQALMQLDLDPQTDAYVLALPGSLPVRYAALLTVIDALLAFVARYPNPHPLLVVAEQDFGKALGMLLRPQLQQHPLAVIDEVVVRAGDYIDIGTPLFGGSVVPVTVKSLAFPS; this comes from the coding sequence GTGAATACTCGCCAGCTATTGAGCGTCGGTATCGATATCGGCACCACCACCACCCAGGTGATCTTCTCCCGCCTGGAGCTGGTTAACCGTGCGGCAGTGTCGCAGGTGCCGCGCTACGAATTCATCAAACGCGAAATTAGCTGGCAAAGCCCGGTCTTCTTTACACCTGTCGATAAGCAGGGCGGGTTGAAAGAGGCTGAGCTCAAGGCGTTGATCCTCGCTCAGTATCAGGCGGCGGGTATTGCGCCTGAGAGCGTCGATTCCGGTGCCATCATTATTACCGGGGAAAGCGCGAAAACCCGCAATGCCCGTCCGGCGGTGATGACGCTCTCCCAGTCGTTGGGCGACTTTGTGGTGGCAAGCGCCGGTCCGCATCTGGAGTCGGTGATTGCCGGTCACGGGGCGGGCGCGCAAACCCTGTCAGAGCAACGACTGTGCCGCGTGCTGAATATCGACATCGGTGGCGGCACGTCGAACTATGTGCTGTTCGACGCCGGAAAAGTCAGCGGCTCAGCCTGCCTGAACGTGGGTGGGCGACTGCTGGAAACCGATGGTCAGGGGCGGGTGGTGCATGCGCACCCGCCTGGGCAGATGATTGTCGATGACGTTTTTGGTGCGGGCACTGACGTCCGCTCGCTCAATGCTGCGCAACTGATTCAGGTCGCGCGGCGAATGGCGACGCTGATCGTTGAGATTATTGACGGTACGCCCTCTGCACTGGCACAGACGTTGATGCAAACCGGTCTTCTGCCTGCGGGCATCAAGCCGGAGGTGATTACGCTTTCTGGTGGAGTGGGCGAGTGCTACCGCAATCAGCCCGCCGATCCTTTCTGTTTTTCCGACATTGGACCGCTGTTAGCCACGGCGCTGCATGAACATCCGCGTCTGCGCGAGATGAACGTGCAGTTCCCGGCGCAAACCGTGCGCGCCACGGTCATTGGCGCCGGGGCACATACGCTGTCGCTTTCAGGCAGCACCATCTGGCTGGAAGGTGTGGCGCTTCCGCTGCGCAATCTGCCGGTGGCGATCCCGGTGGATGAGACTGATTTGGTGGCGGCCTGGCAGCAGGCGCTGATGCAGCTCGATCTCGACCCGCAAACCGATGCCTATGTGCTGGCGCTGCCTGGGTCGCTGCCAGTGCGTTACGCCGCGCTGTTAACGGTCATTGACGCGCTGCTGGCCTTTGTCGCGCGTTATCCGAATCCGCATCCCCTGCTGGTGGTAGCCGAGCAGGATTTTGGTAAAGCCCTGGGCATGCTGTTACGCCCACAGTTACAGCAACACCCGCTGGCGGTCATCGATGAGGTGGTTGTCCGGGCGGGGGACTATATCGACATTGGTACGCCTCTTTTTGGCGGATCGGTTGTGCCGGTGACGGTGAAATCACTCGCATTTCCTTCCTGA
- the eutB gene encoding ethanolamine ammonia-lyase subunit alpha — protein MKLKTTLFGNVYQFKDVKEVLAKANELRSGDVLAGVAATSSQERVAAKQVLSEMTVADIRNNPVISYEEDCVTRLIQDDVNETAYNRIKNWSISELREYVLSDETSVDDIAFTRKGLTSEVVAAVAKICSNADLIYGGKKMPVIKKANTTIGLPGTFSCRLQPNDTRDDVQSIAAQIYEGLSFGAGDAVIGVNPVTDDVENLSRVLDTVYGVIDKFNIPTQGCVLAHVTTQIEAIRRGAPGGLIFQSICGSEKGLKEFGVELAMLDEARAVGAEFNRIAGENCLYFETGQGSALSAGANFGADQVTMEARNYGLARHYDPFLVNTVVGFIGPEYLYNDRQIIRAGLEDHFMGKLSGISMGCDCCYTNHADADQNLNENLMILLATAGCNYIMGMPLGDDIMLNYQTTAFHDTATVRQLLNLRPSPEFERWLETMGIMANGRLTKRAGDPSLFF, from the coding sequence ATGAAACTAAAGACCACATTGTTCGGCAATGTTTATCAGTTTAAGGATGTAAAAGAGGTGCTGGCAAAAGCCAACGAACTGCGTTCGGGGGATGTGCTGGCAGGTGTAGCCGCGACGAGTTCGCAGGAACGTGTGGCGGCCAAACAGGTGTTGTCGGAAATGACGGTAGCGGATATCCGCAATAACCCGGTGATTTCCTATGAGGAGGACTGCGTGACGCGTCTGATTCAGGATGACGTCAACGAAACGGCCTATAACCGCATCAAAAACTGGAGCATCAGTGAGCTGCGTGAGTACGTGCTGAGTGATGAAACCTCTGTCGATGACATTGCGTTTACACGCAAAGGGTTAACGTCGGAAGTGGTCGCCGCAGTGGCGAAAATTTGCTCCAACGCGGATCTGATCTACGGCGGTAAGAAAATGCCGGTGATCAAAAAGGCCAACACCACCATCGGTCTGCCGGGCACCTTTAGCTGTCGTTTACAGCCGAACGACACCCGTGATGACGTGCAGAGCATTGCGGCACAAATCTACGAAGGGCTCTCCTTCGGCGCGGGTGATGCGGTGATCGGCGTAAACCCGGTAACGGATGACGTGGAGAACTTAAGCCGCGTGCTCGATACCGTGTATGGCGTGATCGACAAGTTCAACATTCCAACCCAGGGCTGCGTACTGGCTCACGTCACCACTCAGATCGAAGCGATTCGCCGCGGCGCGCCGGGCGGACTGATTTTCCAGAGTATCTGCGGCAGCGAGAAGGGCTTAAAAGAGTTTGGCGTTGAGCTGGCGATGCTGGATGAGGCACGTGCAGTCGGTGCTGAGTTCAACCGTATCGCCGGGGAAAACTGCCTGTACTTTGAAACCGGACAAGGCTCCGCGCTCTCTGCTGGCGCGAACTTCGGTGCCGATCAGGTGACGATGGAAGCGCGTAACTACGGGCTGGCGCGTCACTACGATCCGTTCCTGGTTAACACCGTGGTGGGCTTTATCGGGCCGGAGTATCTCTACAACGACCGTCAGATTATTCGCGCGGGTCTGGAAGATCACTTCATGGGCAAGCTCAGCGGCATCTCGATGGGCTGTGACTGCTGCTACACCAACCATGCCGACGCTGACCAGAACCTCAACGAAAACCTGATGATTCTGCTCGCCACCGCTGGCTGCAACTACATCATGGGCATGCCGCTCGGTGACGACATCATGCTCAACTATCAGACCACCGCGTTCCACGACACGGCGACCGTACGCCAGTTGTTAAACCTGCGTCCTTCGCCGGAGTTTGAGCGCTGGCTGGAAACCATGGGCATTATGGCAAACGGTCGCTTGACCAAACGGGCGGGCGATCCGTCACTGTTCTTCTGA
- the eutC gene encoding ethanolamine ammonia-lyase subunit EutC yields MDQKQIEEIVRNVMASMGESQPQAQAPSAPANCSTTQCAAPTGESCAMDLGSAEAKAWIGVENPHRAEVLTELRRSTAARVCTGRAGPRPRTQALLRFLADHSRSKDTVLKEVPEEWVKAQGLLEVRSEISDKNLYLTRPDLGRRLSAEAVDALKSQCVANPDVQVIVSDGLSTDAITANYEEILPPLLSGLKQAGLKVGTPFFVRYGRVKIEDQIGELLGAKVVILLVGERPGLGQSESLSCYAVYSPRVATTVEADRTCISNIHHGGTPPVEAAAVIVDLAKRMLEQKASGINMTR; encoded by the coding sequence ATGGATCAAAAACAGATTGAAGAAATTGTACGCAATGTAATGGCGTCAATGGGTGAGTCGCAACCGCAGGCTCAAGCGCCATCAGCACCAGCAAATTGCAGTACGACACAATGTGCCGCACCCACCGGTGAAAGCTGCGCGATGGACTTAGGCTCAGCCGAAGCCAAAGCGTGGATTGGCGTTGAAAATCCGCACCGTGCTGAAGTGTTAACTGAACTGCGCCGCAGTACCGCTGCGCGCGTCTGTACTGGCCGCGCGGGCCCACGTCCGCGTACTCAGGCGCTGTTGCGTTTCCTGGCTGACCACTCACGTTCGAAAGATACCGTTCTGAAAGAAGTGCCTGAAGAGTGGGTGAAAGCCCAGGGGCTGCTGGAAGTACGCTCAGAAATCAGTGACAAAAACCTCTACCTGACTCGCCCGGATTTGGGGCGTCGCCTGAGTGCGGAAGCGGTAGATGCGCTGAAATCGCAGTGTGTGGCGAACCCGGATGTTCAGGTGATTGTGTCCGATGGCCTGTCTACCGATGCCATCACCGCAAACTACGAAGAGATCCTGCCGCCGCTGTTGTCCGGTTTAAAACAGGCCGGGCTGAAGGTGGGCACGCCGTTCTTTGTTCGTTATGGCCGCGTGAAAATTGAAGATCAGATTGGCGAACTGCTGGGCGCGAAAGTGGTGATTCTGCTGGTCGGTGAACGTCCGGGGCTGGGGCAGTCAGAAAGCCTTTCCTGCTACGCCGTCTATTCACCGCGCGTAGCGACCACCGTAGAAGCTGACAGAACCTGCATTTCGAACATTCACCATGGCGGTACACCACCGGTTGAAGCGGCTGCGGTAATTGTGGATTTGGCCAAACGCATGCTGGAACAAAAAGCATCCGGCATCAATATGACCCGTTAA
- the eutL gene encoding ethanolamine utilization microcompartment protein EutL, translating to MPALDLIRPSVTAMRVIASVNDGFARELKLPPHIRSLGLITADSDDVAYIAADEATKQAMVEVVYGRSLYAGAAHGPSPTAGEVLIMLGGPNPAEVRAGLDAMVANIESGAAFQWANDAENTAFLAHVVSRTGSYLSATAGCRLGDPMAYLVAPPLEATFGIDAALKSADVQLVTYVPPPSETNYSAAFLTGSQAACKAACNAFADAVLDIARNPVQRA from the coding sequence ATGCCAGCATTAGATTTGATTAGACCTTCAGTCACCGCGATGCGCGTGATTGCCTCGGTAAATGACGGTTTTGCCCGCGAACTTAAATTGCCACCACATATACGTAGCCTCGGACTCATCACGGCAGATTCTGATGATGTCGCGTATATTGCCGCTGACGAAGCGACAAAACAGGCAATGGTGGAAGTGGTTTATGGCCGCTCGCTGTATGCCGGTGCGGCGCACGGTCCCTCTCCAACCGCAGGTGAAGTGCTGATTATGCTCGGCGGACCGAACCCGGCGGAAGTCCGTGCGGGTCTGGATGCGATGGTGGCCAATATTGAAAGCGGCGCAGCGTTCCAGTGGGCGAATGATGCAGAAAACACCGCGTTTCTCGCGCACGTAGTCTCGCGTACCGGTTCCTATCTTTCCGCCACGGCGGGATGTCGGCTTGGCGATCCAATGGCTTATCTGGTGGCGCCACCGCTGGAAGCGACATTTGGTATTGATGCTGCGTTGAAATCTGCCGATGTACAACTGGTCACTTACGTACCACCGCCGTCAGAAACGAACTATTCGGCAGCATTTTTGACCGGTAGTCAGGCTGCCTGTAAAGCCGCGTGTAACGCCTTTGCCGATGCCGTTCTGGATATTGCCCGTAATCCGGTACAGCGTGCGTAA
- the eutK gene encoding ethanolamine utilization microcompartment protein EutK, translated as MINALGLLEVDGMVAAVDAADAMLKAANVRLLSHEVLDPGRLTLVVEGDLAACRAALDAGSAAAQRTGRVISRKEIGRPDDDTQWLIGGFKRAPKKAEPKPVPKPDVKSEKAQETPVTSESAKELLALLGSVRQGMTAGEVAAHFSWSLDEARNALEQLFSGGALRKRSSRYRLKN; from the coding sequence ATGATCAATGCACTGGGATTACTGGAAGTGGATGGCATGGTGGCTGCCGTAGACGCGGCGGATGCCATGTTAAAGGCCGCGAACGTGCGTCTGTTAAGCCACGAAGTGCTCGATCCTGGCAGGCTGACGCTGGTGGTGGAAGGCGATCTGGCGGCGTGTCGTGCGGCGCTGGATGCCGGCAGTGCTGCGGCACAGCGTACAGGCCGTGTCATCAGCCGCAAGGAAATAGGGCGGCCGGACGATGACACCCAGTGGCTGATCGGCGGTTTTAAGCGTGCGCCGAAAAAAGCAGAACCGAAACCAGTACCGAAGCCAGACGTGAAATCAGAGAAAGCACAGGAAACCCCCGTGACATCTGAATCCGCTAAGGAATTACTGGCGCTGTTAGGATCTGTCCGTCAGGGAATGACGGCAGGGGAAGTGGCCGCGCACTTTAGTTGGTCACTTGATGAAGCCAGAAATGCGCTGGAGCAGCTCTTTTCTGGCGGAGCGTTGCGTAAACGCAGTAGTCGCTATCGCTTAAAAAATTAA
- the eutR gene encoding HTH-type transcriptional regulator EutR → MKKNRTANLHHLYHEVLPEDVKLTPKVEVDNVHQRRTTDVYEHALTITAWQQIYDQLHPGKFHGEFTEILLDDIQVFREYTGLALRQSCLVWPNSFWFGIPATRGEQGFIGTQCLGSAEIATRPGGTEFELSTPDDYTILGVVISEEAIARQANFLHNPERVLHMLRNQSALEVKEQHKAALWGFVQQALATFSENPENLRQPAVRKVLGDNLLLAMGTMLEEAQPIMTAESISHQSYRRLLSRAREYVLENMSEPLTVLDLCNQLHVSRRTLQNAFHAILGIGPNAWLKRIRLNAVRRELISPWSQSTTVKDAAMQWGFWHLGQFATDYQQLFAEKPSLTLHQRMRQWA, encoded by the coding sequence ATGAAAAAGAACCGTACTGCAAACCTGCACCATCTTTATCATGAAGTATTACCCGAAGACGTTAAACTGACGCCGAAAGTGGAGGTGGACAACGTTCACCAGCGGCGAACAACGGATGTGTATGAGCATGCTCTGACTATTACTGCCTGGCAGCAGATCTACGATCAGCTTCATCCGGGGAAATTTCATGGCGAGTTCACGGAAATCCTGCTCGATGATATTCAGGTGTTCCGTGAATACACCGGTCTGGCCTTGCGTCAGTCGTGTCTTGTCTGGCCGAATTCCTTTTGGTTTGGCATTCCGGCAACGCGCGGCGAGCAGGGTTTTATTGGTACCCAATGTCTTGGCAGCGCAGAAATCGCGACCCGCCCGGGAGGGACGGAGTTTGAACTGAGTACGCCGGACGATTACACCATTCTTGGCGTCGTGATCTCCGAAGAGGCGATTGCCCGTCAGGCCAACTTCCTGCATAACCCGGAAAGGGTGCTGCATATGTTGCGTAACCAGTCTGCGCTGGAAGTGAAAGAGCAACATAAAGCGGCGCTGTGGGGCTTTGTGCAGCAGGCGCTGGCCACGTTCAGCGAAAATCCGGAGAATCTTCGCCAGCCTGCGGTGCGTAAAGTGTTAGGCGATAACCTGCTGCTGGCAATGGGCACTATGCTGGAAGAGGCGCAGCCGATCATGACTGCCGAGAGCATCAGCCATCAGAGCTACCGTCGGCTACTGTCGCGTGCGCGTGAATATGTGCTGGAAAATATGTCTGAGCCGCTGACCGTGCTTGACCTGTGCAACCAGCTACATGTCAGTCGCCGTACGTTGCAAAATGCGTTTCATGCCATCCTCGGCATCGGACCTAATGCCTGGTTAAAACGCATTCGTCTGAATGCGGTGCGCCGTGAGCTTATCAGCCCGTGGTCACAGAGTACGACGGTAAAAGATGCTGCTATGCAGTGGGGATTCTGGCACTTAGGGCAGTTCGCCACCGATTACCAGCAGCTGTTTGCGGAGAAACCGTCACTGACTCTGCACCAGCGCATGCGCCAGTGGGCGTAA
- the hemF gene encoding oxygen-dependent coproporphyrinogen oxidase translates to MKPDAQRVKQFLLSLQDDICQQLSAVDGAEFVEDSWQREAGGGGRSRVLRNGSIFEQAGVNFSHVHGDAMPASATAHRPELAGRSFEAMGVSLVVHPLNPYLPTSHANVRFFIAEKPGADAVWWFGGGFDLTPYYGFEEDAIHWHRTARDLCLPFGEDVYPRYKKWCDDYFFLKHRNEQRGIGGLFFDDLNTPDFDHCFSFMQAIGKGYTDAYLPIVERRKAMRWGERERNFQLYRRGRYVEFNLVWDRGTLFGLQTGGRTESILMSMPPLVRWEYDWQPEANSPEAALSDFIQVRDWV, encoded by the coding sequence ATGAAGCCCGATGCACAGCGCGTGAAACAGTTCCTGCTCAGTTTGCAGGATGATATTTGCCAGCAATTATCCGCCGTAGACGGCGCTGAATTTGTTGAAGACAGCTGGCAGCGCGAAGCGGGTGGCGGCGGGCGCAGCCGGGTGCTGCGTAACGGCTCAATCTTTGAACAAGCGGGAGTGAATTTCTCCCACGTTCACGGTGACGCAATGCCCGCCTCCGCTACCGCCCATCGACCTGAACTTGCCGGGCGCAGCTTTGAAGCAATGGGCGTATCGCTGGTTGTGCATCCGCTCAATCCTTATCTTCCCACCAGCCATGCTAACGTCCGGTTTTTTATTGCTGAGAAACCCGGAGCCGATGCCGTCTGGTGGTTTGGTGGCGGCTTTGATTTAACGCCCTACTACGGCTTTGAAGAGGATGCCATTCACTGGCACCGTACCGCGCGCGATTTGTGTTTACCGTTTGGCGAAGACGTTTATCCGCGTTACAAAAAGTGGTGCGATGACTACTTTTTCCTCAAACACCGTAATGAGCAGCGCGGTATTGGCGGTCTGTTCTTTGACGATCTCAATACGCCTGACTTCGACCACTGTTTCAGCTTTATGCAGGCCATTGGCAAAGGGTATACCGATGCCTACCTGCCTATCGTTGAGCGTCGAAAAGCGATGCGCTGGGGCGAGCGTGAGCGTAACTTCCAGCTTTATCGGCGTGGGCGTTATGTCGAGTTCAATCTGGTGTGGGATCGCGGTACGTTGTTTGGCCTGCAGACCGGCGGGCGTACCGAATCAATTTTGATGTCGATGCCGCCGCTGGTGCGGTGGGAATATGACTGGCAGCCTGAAGCGAACAGCCCGGAAGCTGCCCTCAGCGACTTTATTCAAGTGCGCGACTGGGTCTGA